The Thioclava sp. GXIMD2076 region CGCCTCGGGGTCCACCGTGTTGGCCAGTTGGCCCGCGGGCATCAGATGGGTGTCGGTCAGCTGGATGATCTTCATGGCTCTGCTTTCAAAGGTCATGCGGGAGGCCAGAGCCCCCCGCATGGTTTGGGTCATTCCATCAGGGCGTTGGTCTGTTCCACGATCTGCTTCAGCCCGTCCTCGGGCGAGACCTCGCCGCGCATGACCGTGCCGATGATGTCACGCTGGGTGCGCCAGATACGGACCGAGTCGCCACCCGGATAACCCGCCCAAGGCAGCGATTTGTCGGCCTGCAGCGAGGCGGTTTTTACGTTGGGATGCTCGGCGTAATAAGGCGCCAGATAGGCCTCGCCGGTGGCGTTCTTGTTGGTGGGCAGATAGCCCGTGATGCGCACGATCACGTTCTGCGCCTCGGGGCCGGTGATCCATTTGAGATAGTTCCACGCGGCCTGTTGCTTGGCCTTGTCCTGCGTGAGGATGACGGCCGAGTTGCCACCCGTGGGCACGCCGCCATTGGTCTTGTCATCCAGCGGGAAGGTCGCGGTGGCCAGATCGAACCGGTCGCCCACAAGGCCCTCGATCGTCTGCACATGGGCAGGCGTCGAGACCATGAAGCCCGTCTTGCCTGCGCCAAACTGCTGGCGCGCCTGATCCCAGTCGAAGGTCGGCGCACCGGCCTCGGCGGCCATCTGGCGGATCATCTTCAGCGCGTTCAGCCCGATCTCGTTATCGAAAGCCACCTTGCCGGTGGTCTCATCGACCAGCTTGCCGCCCTGCTCGAAGATCAGCGCCTGCCAGAGCCAGTCATCCGGCCAGCCCGCGATATCATAGGCCATGCCCGCCATATCGGGGTGCATCTGGTGGATCTTGGCGCCAAGCGCGATCAGCTCGGGCATGGTGTCGGGCATATGCGCCGGATCGGCGCCCGCCTCTTTCACCAGCTCGGAATTGATATAGAGGATCGGCGAAGACGCATTGACCGGCAGGCCATATTGCTTGCCATCGATCTGGCCAAGCGCCGCCATATTGGGCGAGTAGTTCTTGTTGAGGAAGGACTGACCGCCCTCGGCTTCGATGAAGGGCCCCAGGTCGGTGATCTGGCCGCGCGGCTCCAGCGTATGGACCAGCTCGGCGGTCAGGTTATAGCCCGAGAAATAGACATCCGGCAGATCGCCCGTCACCGCCGAGCGCAGCACCTGCGCCTGACCGTCGGTATAATTGGCGGCGGGTGCTAGGAAGTTGATCTTCACACCCGGATTGTTCTTCTCGAATTCCTCGGCCAGCGGCTGATGGAATTTCGTAAAGCCCGGCATGTTGTAGAGCACATTCAGCGTGACCTCTTGCGCCATGGCGGGAAGCGCCATCAGCAAAGCGGCAGAGGTGGTAAGCCCCGTCAGAACGGTGCGGCGGGTGGGATACATGGGAAAACTCCGGTTCGGTTGGGAGGAAGGCGGACGGGTCATTTGACGCCCGTCATGGTGATGCCCGCGATGAACTGGCGGCGGGCAAGGAGGAAACAGGCGACCATGGGGGCGGTGATCAGGCAGGCCCCCGCCATGAGCGCGCCGTAATTGGTGCCGGTCTCGGCATCGGCAAAGAACAGCATGCCAAGCGGCGGCGGTGCCAGTTCGGTGCGGTTGACGACGATCATCGGCCAATAGAGGTCGTTCCAATGGGCGACCACGGAAAATACCGCGAAGGCCGCAAGCGAGGGCAGCGAGGCGCGCAGGACCAGCCGCCAGCAGATCTCCATTTCCGAAAACCCGTCCAGACGCGCGGCCTCGATGATCTCGTCGGGATAGGAGCGGAAGGACTGGTGGAAGAGGAAGATCGCGAAGACCGACAGGAAGAAGGGCGCCATCATCGCGAAATAGGTGTTGAGCATCTGCGCCTTCGCAAGCCCCACGAACAAAGGCAGCGCCAGCGCCTGCATCGGCACGCAAAGCGCGGCCACAATCACCGATAGCAATATCTTGCGGCCACGGAACCGCAGCTTGGCCAGCGCATAGGCACAGGGCACCGCCGTCAGGACCTGCACGATCAGGATGCCCGCGCAGACGATCACCCCGTTGAGCATGAACCGCGCCATCGGCACCGAGGTCGCCGCCTGATGGAAATTCTCACCGCCCGCGAAGTCTTTCGGGATCGGCCAGAGCGAGATGTCGAAAATTTCGGAAGGCGAGCGGATCGCGGTCAGCACCATCCAGTAGAAGGGCAAAAGCATCACCACAGCGCCAAGGCCCAGCACGAGATGGGGGAGGTATTTCGAGGCGCGCATCAGTAATGGACCTTCTTTTCGAGATGGAGCGTCTGGCCGATCGAGAGCACCAGAACGAGGCCGAGGAAGATCAGCGTCAGCGCCGCCGCATAGCCCGTGTTCGAGTAATCGAAGCCCTCGAGATAGAGCGCGTAGAGCAGTGTCTCGGAGCCTGCGCGGCCCTTGGTCAGCACAGCCACGGTCTCGAACACCTTGAAGGCGGAGATCGAGGTGGTCACCGTGACAAACATCGTCGTCGGCCCCAGCATCGGCCATGTCACGGTCAGGAAACGGTCAATCGGGGATTTCGCGCCGTCCAGCTGTGCGGCCTCGTGCAGGTCCTGCGGGATGGCAGTCAGCCCTGCAAGAAACAGCACCATATTGAACCCCACGACCTGCCAGACGCCGATCAGCGCCATGGTCGGGATCAGAAGCCACGGTGTGCCCAAGAACTGCACCGCATCAAAGCCCGCCCAAGTGATCACGGCATTCACCGGCCCGAGGGTGGGGTGCAGCAGGAACTGCCAGACGGTCGCCATGGCGACCAGCGTGGCGGTGACGGGCAGGAAATAGGCCACTTCCCACAGGCCCCGCGTGCGGCTCCGCCCATGCACCAGAAGTGCCACGCCGAGCGCCAGAAAGATGCCGCAGGGGATGACGATGGCGGCATAGAGCACCGTGTTCCAGAAGGCGCGCAGGAAGACCGCGTCATGGAACGCCTTGGTGAAATTCTGGAGCCCCACGAAGTTCCAGCGGATCGCCCCAAGCTGGTAGTCGGTCAGCGAGAACCCCGCCAGCGTGAGGAGTGGCAGGATATAAATCGCCAGCAGCAGCACCACGGCGGGGGCGGCAAAAAGCATACCCTTGCTGATTTTGGCACCTGTGCGGGCGCGCGCGCGGGCGGGGGCATGGGGCAAATCGAGCGCGCTCATGCCACCACCTTTTGCAGGAGGCGCGCGGTCAGGCGCTGCCCATCGGGGCCGAACACATGCAGCGCGTCCTGTGCAAAGCCCAGATGGATGATCCCGGCTGGGGCGGGGCCCGAGGCGCTCTGGCGCAGGGTAAGCGAGAGCGTCTCATCGGCCAGAAGCGCACAGCTCACATAGCGGTCGGCGCCATGGGTCTCGATACGGGTGACCCGCGCAGGAAGCCCTGTTGCCGCCAGATGCAGATCCTCGGCGCGCAGACCGAGCGTCAGCGGCCCCGCTTGCCGCACCCGCAGATCCAGCACCTCGCCCATCAGGCGCAGCCGGCCATCGGCCATGCTTTCGGCGGGCAGAAGGTTGATCGTGGGCGCGCCGATAAACCGTGCCACCGTCAGGTTGGCGGGGCGGCGATAGAGCTCTTCGGGTGTTCCCAGCTGTTCGATCCGGCCCTCCGACATCAGCGCGATCCGGTCGGACATGGTCATCGCCTCGACCTGATCATGGGTGACATAGATGAAGGTCGCGCCAAGGCGTTTGTGCAGGGCGGCCAGCTCGTCGCGCATATGGGCGCGCAGTTTGGCGTCGAGATTGGAGAGCGGCTCGTCCATCAGGAAGGCTGCCGGATTGCGCACCAAGGCCCGCGCGAGCGCCACCCGCTGGCGCTGTCCGCCCGAGAGCTGCGCCGGTTTGCGGTCCAGAAGCGCCGAGATCTGCAGCAGCTCGGCGGCATGTTCGACGGCGATCTCGATCTCGCGCAGGGTATCGCGCGGCGCGGTCAGCCGCCCCAGCAGCGGCAGCCGGTCGATCAGCCGCAGACGGCGCATGCGCAGAGGCGTCGCGATATTCTGGCGCACGCTCATATGCGGATAGAGCGCATAGGACTGGAAGACCATCGCCAGATTGCGGTCTGTCGGATCGGTGCCGGTAACATCCTCGCCATCGATCCGCACGGAGCCGGTATCGGCAGTCTCGAGCCCTGCGATGATCCGCAACAGCGTCGATTTCCCGCAGCCCGACATCCCTACCAGCGACAGGAATTCGCCCGCACGGATCTCGAGATCGATCCCCTTGAGCACGGTCGTCGTGCCGAACCCCTTGCCGATACCGGCAAGTGTCACGGATTGGGAGGTCATGTCAGTTTCCTTCGCATCTGTTCGGGCTCCAGATGCAGCGGCAAGGTAACAATCAGGCTTAGCTTTTATGAAAGATTTCCGACAGCGCCCTGACCGCCGCAAGGCATGCAGCGCGATGGGGCGGTTTCGCCGGATGCCCGTCCTTCAGGCAGGGCTGCCGGTTTCGGGGGAGATCGCCAAACTTGACAGATCATGACAGTGGCGCCGGTGCGATTGTCATATGCGGTCAAGTCTTGGCGGGGCAGGATGCGCTATCCTTGCTGCAGACATCTATCGGAGGCCCCATGCCCAGCTATCGCCATATGATCGGTTCCGAAATCTTCCGTTTCGACAGCCTGACCGCATTGCTGGCGGCGGCGAGCCCGCAGCGCTCGGGAGACGAGCTGGCAGGCGTTGCCGCCGAGAGCGAGATCGCAAGAGTGGCCGCCCAGATGGCGCTGGCCGATCTGCCGCTCACCGAATTTCTGGCAGAACAGCTTGTGCCCTATGAGGACGACGAGGTCACACGCCTGATCTGTGATAGCCATGATCGCGCGGCCTTCGCGCCCGTGGCGCATATGACGGTGGGCCAGTTCCGCGACTGGCTATTGTCGAACGAGGCCAACGCGTCCTCGCTCAAGGCGTTGGCGCCGGGGCTGACGCCCGAGATGGTCGCCGCCGTCTCCAAGCTGATGCGCAACCGCGACCTGATCGCGGTGGCCCGCAAAATCGAGATCATCACCGCCTTCCGCACCACTATGGGCCTGTCGGGCACCGTCTCGAGCCGGCTCCAGCCCAACCATCCGACCGATGATCCGGCAGGCGTGGCCGCGAGCATCATCGACGGGCTCCTTTACGGCATTGGCGATGCGATGATCGGCATCAACCCCGCCACCGATAACGTGCCGCAGGCAATGGCCCTGATCCATCTGCTGGATGAACTCCGCGAGCGTCACGCGATCCCCACGCAAAGCTGCGTGCTGACCCATGTGACCAATTCTATCGAGATCATCAATCGCGGTGCGCCGCTCGATCTGGTGTTCCAGTCGATTGCGGGCACCGAGAAGGCCAATCGGGGCTTCGGGGTGGATCTGGCGATTCTGGCCGAGGCGCAGGACGCGGCGCTGTCGCTCAAGCGCGGCACCGTGGGCCAGAATGTGATGTATTTCGAGACAGGGCAGGGCGCGGCTCTGTCAGCCGATGCGCATTTCGGGATGGACCAGCAGACCGTCGAGACCCGCGCCTATGCGGTGGCGCGCGCTTTTGACCCGCTTCTGGTGAACACGGTCGTGGGCTTTATCGGGCCGGAATATCTGTTTGATGGCAAGCAGATCACCCGCGCGGGCCTCGAGGACCATTTCTGCGCCAAGCTGATGGGCGTGCCGATGGGCTGTGATGTGTGCTACACTAACCACTCCCATGCTGATCAGGATGATATGGACGGTCTGCTGACGCTTCTGTCGGATGCGGGCTGCCGGTATTTCATCGGCGTGCCGGGCGCGGATGACATCATGCTCAATTATCAGTCGCTCTCCTATCACGACATTCTCTATCTGCGCGAAAGCTTCGGGCTGCGGGCCGCGCCCGAATTCGAGAGCTGGCTTTCGGCACAGGGGATTGTGGATGAGGGCGGGCGTATCGCGCCTGCGCCGGACCGGCTGCTGGCGGCGATGACCCGCCCGGCCCTGAGCGCGTGAGGGGATACCATGAGCGATGATCTGACCCGCGACCCCTTCGCCCGCCTTCGCCAAGCCACCCGCGCCCGTATTGGGCTCGGGCGTTCGGGCGCGGGGCTGCCCACGCCGGCGCTCGCGTCCTTCCGGCTCGATGCCGCGCGGGCGCGCGATGCGGTCCATGCGCCGCTGGATGTGGCGGCCTTGCAGGCCGAGCTTTCCGAGTTCGAGACGCTGGCGCTCCGTTCGGCTGCGGCCGACCGCTCCATCTATCTCCGCCGCCCCGATCTGGGGCGCAAACTGGCCGAAGAGGATCGCGCGGGGCTGGCAAAGGGCGACTATGATCTGGCCTTTGTCATCTGTGACGGGCTGTCCTCGGCGGCTGTTGCGGCACA contains the following coding sequences:
- a CDS encoding ABC transporter substrate-binding protein; translation: MYPTRRTVLTGLTTSAALLMALPAMAQEVTLNVLYNMPGFTKFHQPLAEEFEKNNPGVKINFLAPAANYTDGQAQVLRSAVTGDLPDVYFSGYNLTAELVHTLEPRGQITDLGPFIEAEGGQSFLNKNYSPNMAALGQIDGKQYGLPVNASSPILYINSELVKEAGADPAHMPDTMPELIALGAKIHQMHPDMAGMAYDIAGWPDDWLWQALIFEQGGKLVDETTGKVAFDNEIGLNALKMIRQMAAEAGAPTFDWDQARQQFGAGKTGFMVSTPAHVQTIEGLVGDRFDLATATFPLDDKTNGGVPTGGNSAVILTQDKAKQQAAWNYLKWITGPEAQNVIVRITGYLPTNKNATGEAYLAPYYAEHPNVKTASLQADKSLPWAGYPGGDSVRIWRTQRDIIGTVMRGEVSPEDGLKQIVEQTNALME
- a CDS encoding carbohydrate ABC transporter permease, translated to MRASKYLPHLVLGLGAVVMLLPFYWMVLTAIRSPSEIFDISLWPIPKDFAGGENFHQAATSVPMARFMLNGVIVCAGILIVQVLTAVPCAYALAKLRFRGRKILLSVIVAALCVPMQALALPLFVGLAKAQMLNTYFAMMAPFFLSVFAIFLFHQSFRSYPDEIIEAARLDGFSEMEICWRLVLRASLPSLAAFAVFSVVAHWNDLYWPMIVVNRTELAPPPLGMLFFADAETGTNYGALMAGACLITAPMVACFLLARRQFIAGITMTGVK
- a CDS encoding sugar ABC transporter permease encodes the protein MSALDLPHAPARARARTGAKISKGMLFAAPAVVLLLAIYILPLLTLAGFSLTDYQLGAIRWNFVGLQNFTKAFHDAVFLRAFWNTVLYAAIVIPCGIFLALGVALLVHGRSRTRGLWEVAYFLPVTATLVAMATVWQFLLHPTLGPVNAVITWAGFDAVQFLGTPWLLIPTMALIGVWQVVGFNMVLFLAGLTAIPQDLHEAAQLDGAKSPIDRFLTVTWPMLGPTTMFVTVTTSISAFKVFETVAVLTKGRAGSETLLYALYLEGFDYSNTGYAAALTLIFLGLVLVLSIGQTLHLEKKVHY
- a CDS encoding ABC transporter ATP-binding protein — translated: MTSQSVTLAGIGKGFGTTTVLKGIDLEIRAGEFLSLVGMSGCGKSTLLRIIAGLETADTGSVRIDGEDVTGTDPTDRNLAMVFQSYALYPHMSVRQNIATPLRMRRLRLIDRLPLLGRLTAPRDTLREIEIAVEHAAELLQISALLDRKPAQLSGGQRQRVALARALVRNPAAFLMDEPLSNLDAKLRAHMRDELAALHKRLGATFIYVTHDQVEAMTMSDRIALMSEGRIEQLGTPEELYRRPANLTVARFIGAPTINLLPAESMADGRLRLMGEVLDLRVRQAGPLTLGLRAEDLHLAATGLPARVTRIETHGADRYVSCALLADETLSLTLRQSASGPAPAGIIHLGFAQDALHVFGPDGQRLTARLLQKVVA
- a CDS encoding ethanolamine ammonia-lyase subunit EutB translates to MPSYRHMIGSEIFRFDSLTALLAAASPQRSGDELAGVAAESEIARVAAQMALADLPLTEFLAEQLVPYEDDEVTRLICDSHDRAAFAPVAHMTVGQFRDWLLSNEANASSLKALAPGLTPEMVAAVSKLMRNRDLIAVARKIEIITAFRTTMGLSGTVSSRLQPNHPTDDPAGVAASIIDGLLYGIGDAMIGINPATDNVPQAMALIHLLDELRERHAIPTQSCVLTHVTNSIEIINRGAPLDLVFQSIAGTEKANRGFGVDLAILAEAQDAALSLKRGTVGQNVMYFETGQGAALSADAHFGMDQQTVETRAYAVARAFDPLLVNTVVGFIGPEYLFDGKQITRAGLEDHFCAKLMGVPMGCDVCYTNHSHADQDDMDGLLTLLSDAGCRYFIGVPGADDIMLNYQSLSYHDILYLRESFGLRAAPEFESWLSAQGIVDEGGRIAPAPDRLLAAMTRPALSA